In Cicer arietinum cultivar CDC Frontier isolate Library 1 chromosome 7, Cicar.CDCFrontier_v2.0, whole genome shotgun sequence, the genomic window TGTACATTGCATATTTATCGCTAATTATGCAATTgttatacaatttaaaataatcttCATGATGTCcatgagttaaaaaaaaattaaattttttaagtagGCATGTGAATGAAAGTCCACTgctgtttatatttataattgcaTGCCATGCatgtgataaataaataaataaaagtcgcgttttaaaaaaaaggatattatCGGATTTTGCGGTGGAAgtactctaaaaaaaataaaataaaaaaatgacatctatatatatacataggAGCTAGGTAAGGATTGTTAAGGTAGTGGACCCAATTACCAAAGAAATTTTAAAGAATGGAATCTGAATGGTTTTTGTTGTTGGGTAGCATTTTGTTGGGATGGTACATTTTTGGTAAGAAAGTAGTGAGAAATATGAATGAGTGgtattatgataataaattgaGAAAGAAAGAATACCCACTACCACCTGGTGACATGGGATGGCCTATTGTTGGAAATCTATGGCCCttttacaaatatttctcaTCCGGCCAACCTGATACTTTCATCAACAATATTGTCAACAAGTAACTCTCTTCCATTCTCTTTCtctcatcttttttttttcttttccataaCTCATATACACACACTTGCTCTAATGGTCTTTCATGCATGCCGATTTACTTTTTTCTGTTCATACTTTCATTTTACtttgaaatacatttttaaaacaaaaatcagagTAGAGAGACATCACATAAtagattttacattttaattatcTTGACACcgttaaaatatcattttttatttgttgaaaataCTTTctgtaattatatatatatatagtttaattgcaattttagtctctttattttagttgaatcacaaAAATAATCGTACAATACCTCAATATCTCGTGGAGCAATAATTGTACAtgaaatttatgatcataatttaaaaaaaatgacatttcatcaaatttttttactaaaattttgtttgggacCAAAAcagaagagaaataaaatgaagattGCTTTTGTGATTTAACctaaatttagaagatgaaaactgtaattaaacttttatatatctatatatatatagagagagaaagaggaaGTTTTCTTTCATACTCTTACTCCTATGATTAcaatttattacaaaaatcaaacatttaaagatatattaattatttattttacttttatactCTTTGTTGGGAGTTATGTTATACTCTTATTCTAATATAAATGTATCAATCCATATATAAGTGAATGACACCATTAACTTACCAAACTCATTTAATGCAGgtcatttaaaaaaaacgttgaaacaatattttttaaaattatatatattatttttatccttATATGTAAGATCCTTTTCATCAATGCACAAAGATCTTATATATATCGAAATAGAGATAGTTACAAAAACAATGAATTTTACACATAgttgaaaatttcattttcgaTGAGAAATCCAATATTTCCCTAAATTTGGAAAATGTTTGTTGAGGATGTTTCAGATATGGGCGAAATGGTATCTACAAGACACACTTGTTTGGGACACCAAGCATCATTGTCACTGCACCAGCAATTTGCAAGAAAATATTGGTAGATGATGTAAACTTTAAGCTTTCTTATCCAAAAGCCTTGATTCAACTAACACAACCTAGACGTGCAAATATGAAACATAGAAATCTGAAACGACTACTCATGGCTCCTATGGCTGGTCACAATGTGTTAGCAATGTACTTAGAGTTTGTGGAGGATGTTGTGATCAATAAGTTAGAAGAATTGTCCAGCATGAAACACCCTATTGAGCTCCTTAATGAGACAAGGAATATTACTTTTAATGTTATCCTTCACATTTTTATCGGCCCTTTTGATCAAGCTgtctttaaaaaatttggagATTTATTTAGTATTATGTCTACTGGCCTTTACACTATAGTTCCCATAAATGCACCTTTTTTGCCATTCAGAAAAGCACTTCAGGTTAgtggtttatattttttaattccattttctattttgactgatttacaaatttgttttcttattttaaatttcatacttttggtcaatttttcaattttttaaactaaaaaaataattattcgacatattttaaatgatgtagtgtacgatttcatgatatagaacaatttaaattcattaattttatatgtcattaattaaattacaaaaataaaaaatttctaaagttTAAAGTTAAGTTTATAAAgagttttattataattttataagtgttaatcattgtatcatatgtcatgttatttaaaagatatcacgtcatcaatttttaataaaaaaatcagaatcaattgttagatttaaaaaaataaaaaaactgatTTCGTTAAtcgataaaatataaaaaataaaattataattaaacattttttaattacatgTATCATAAATCTCAAAAAAGAGATCCAGACATAAAAtctcctatttttttaaatattatatctcTTCTTCgtttttcatattaaaaattcaCTATTTTACTATAAATGGTTTAGATCTACGTGTAGTTTTGTTTAGAGGTCTATATTAGTTTCACCCTTCTTTGTTGATGTGATtatgtttaaattaattttctaatttaGGCCCGAAAGAAGTTATGCAAAATAGGTCAATCTATTATTGAAGAAAGgagaaagatgaaaaaaaatggGCAAATTGGGGAAAAGAAATATCTTGTAGATATTCTTATGGAAGTTGATGACAACATGGGTAAAAATTTGGAGGATGAGATCATTATTAACTACCTAATCCTTTATCTATTTGCTGGTCATGAATCAACTGCAACTCTTATGATGTTGTCAATTACATATCTTACACAAAATCCACTTTGTTTGAAAAAAGCCAAGGTAAGTACTCacattgattatatttattttttatttaatttatatatactattagaaaaaatattatataatatatcaattaaattttttatattattatagatatttatttttttttattaaaattacttcTAAAATCATCACATAAATTATTATGGCATGTTTATATTGTTTATACATAGTAACTAaactcttaaaataaattaatattcaaattttaaattaatgaaaacttatttaaataatatataaaaactatGATTTACTTTCTAGTTTTAAAATTATGGttcttttaatttgtatttagtATATACATACGTAAAACTTATACTCTTTTGAACTTAAAATAATTGActcatttataaaaagaaattgttttaaaataattaattaattttcaatttttaatacatttatttttaattatactatttaattaatattatttaaattattttcaatgcaatatttttttcatatatttatgacattaataatatatcattacctaataaaaatagtatttttttctcttttatttatatatattttttaatatacataaaataatcaaataattcaattattttgagTTAACAGTAATATTTGTTTAACTTCCCTATTTTTTCTTAATCTTATGTCTTAATTAGatgcataaattttatttatcaacaaTATAGCTTTGGCATGATGGAATGGGTCCTCACTAATTCACTATCATGGGCAAAACGAGACACTTGTaacttttatgttttttcaCATGAGTCACTCAGGTGAAATCTACGGAAAATATACTAATTAGTAATACTCTCTAATACACATTTATCGACAAACTATAATCTAGTATACATGATTCTtggattatataaaaaaaagttctcGATGTTCTAGTATTCAAAAAAGGGTATTGTCATAATCAATTAATTGTCTTTATTTTATAGGAAGAGCAAGAAGAAATCGTGAAAGCAAGACCATCCACACAAAAAGGATTAAGTATTatggaaattaaaaaaatggtttATCTTTCTCAGGTAAGAATATAAACTTCATGTATTATTACCttgcaaaaaaaatttattacaaattaataacattacaaaaattgaccaaatgttggttattttttttttgacttgcAGATTATTAATGAAACATTACGGTTGGCTAATAATGCCTTTGCAATATTTAGAGAAGCAACAACAGATATCAACTTCGATGGTTATTCACATTAATTATCTGTTAATAACATGTTACACTGAATAATTAATCAACTTAATAAATCTTATGTTTAATAATCTTAGGTTATTGCATACCAAAAGGATGGAAAGTGATAGTTTGGCCGAGAGCTATTCATATGAATCCGGAGTTTCACTCAGATTCAGGAGCATTTAATCCAGATAGATGGAATGTAAGTTGGAAACACAACAATTTCaagtttatattaataataataataataatgttaagtttattgttattttatattgtatttaAAATGAGTTAATTCTAAAAGTacaaatgcatttttttattttctattttaattgaaacaaatatttaatcctcaatttctaaatttaggattttatatttcataatttttagttttttttgccATAGTTCagtatgtaatttatttttatgacgTGTCATTCTTTAATGATAAGGAATTACTTTTGAGTATGTAACTTCAACATATGATCAAAAATCtagatttttcaattatatactaaaaaataattaaaataaacaccaatatcttaaatatttttttttatccttcaAAAAATAGACAAAGGATGCGACTATTTAGTGTACTGAAAATTTTCTTCTTTAAAAAAGTCGCATCCTCTCAAAAACTttgttacaatattttttaatttcattgatCATGAatctattttttgaaaattcatTGTTTTATTTCCAATCTACAATGTCAcgttgtaaaatataatttcacaTCATTAAAACTAAGCCTCAAATAGGAtgcatttatgtatttttcatatatctttgcttaattatgtttattgtgGTAAGTGGAATAATTATGTTTGATATATGTAAGCGATTAACTTCTATTGACGTTGATTATCTTCATAGGATTATAATTCAGCAACAGGAACTTTTATTCCTTTCGGAGTAGGACCACGACTATGTCCAGGAAATGATCTAACCATATTTGAGACATCAATATTTCTACATCATTTCCTCCTTAATTACAAGTTAGTATTATTTCTTTCAACATTTTATATTGATCATTAATGTTACACATACTTTACAAGATttctttttattgatatttatgGAAATAGAAacattctaatttattttttttaattataggtTGGAGCGAATAAATCCGGAATGTGCTTTTACTAATTTACCCACTAATAAGCCAATAGACAATTGTCTCGCCAAGATCGTAAAACTCTCTAGTTCTTAATTAGTCATTAagctaaatcaaaataaatttgagtCATATATTTGCTTCTAAAATAAGCTTGCTTGTCTCGCCCTTATAAGAGACCTTTAAATTCTTTGTTTTCTGCATGTGTGtatgtataattattattaattaagcatttttttttcaaccgCATTAATTAAGCATGTAAGCAATGTAAGAGGTGCGTATCCTTCtatctgttttattttattttaattatttgttttagtaCTTTAAAGAGTTTGTTTCAgtttaataatatttgtatgTTCTAAATTTcactattaatatttatattatctgatttaaaataaattaagttgtttagggaaaaaaattgagtttgatgactatataatattagtataaatattttatattgacgATAATTAACTCATTGATTGTGTAACTATTTTATAATGACAATTATAATCGAATTACAAGATAACAAATTAATTCAATGACTTTTATTgtctatttatataaaattaagtacACCTTTCTTTTTCTAAGAAaatgtttaattgcagttttgatctcctATTTAaactgaatcacgaaaatagtcttccattttagtccttaaaatagaattttggtacaaaacttataaaaatgttattttttttaagaaacacCACAtgatttatgatcatagatctCATGTAcattgttgcaccacgagatcttgagacattgtgtgacttaaataaacgcgaaaaaattacatttcatcaacttttagaccaaaattctatttgggaccaaaattaaagaaaaataaaatggggggactattttcgtgattcagctaaaataggaagaccaaaactgcaattaagccataaaaaaataattgttctGATGTTTTTCTTACCTATAACAAATAAACACAATAGACATTTTTTATgttggtttttgtttttttccatTTTACCTTTCAAAATTgtagttaattaaaaaaaaaaactgcataACTACATTATGTCAACGACTGCGTAaagtatttgtttaaaaaaattaaatgcataAAAATGCATGCTACATGGACCATTACATTCTTTCACGAAATTAAATagtatatattgataatataaattattttatattgatattcaatGAAAATTCAGTATTTCATTACATCAtttcattttatgttattaaatgttatttttaaaattattttgcattGATAATATATGATTATTGCAATTTTTTAGTATGAAATTAAAGAGTatgtaatattattgtaaaattgATTAACACTAACATGCAatcaaaattcattattttagcATATCATTCCACCTTTTTAtggttattttgaaattgatataaTAACATGGAAATATGAAGACACTTCGTTGAAtgtcaatgtaaaattattttacaccgATAGTGTTTAATCATTGCACTCTTTCactatttcaaatttaaaataaaaagggcATTGtattataaataacaaaaaagaaaatggaccaagaaattaaatacaatacataaaataaattagaaaatagGATGAGATATAAATTACttaaattaaaaccaaaattaatttataagaaaCTTATTCAATAAATATACAGGAGGACCACAAGAGTGTCAGTCAATATGCTAGTAATTGTAATAATgattaagtttaaatttaaaaggtttaaatatgt contains:
- the LOC101495501 gene encoding beta-amyrin 11-oxidase-like; protein product: MESEWFLLLGSILLGWYIFGKKVVRNMNEWYYDNKLRKKEYPLPPGDMGWPIVGNLWPFYKYFSSGQPDTFINNIVNKYGRNGIYKTHLFGTPSIIVTAPAICKKILVDDVNFKLSYPKALIQLTQPRRANMKHRNLKRLLMAPMAGHNVLAMYLEFVEDVVINKLEELSSMKHPIELLNETRNITFNVILHIFIGPFDQAVFKKFGDLFSIMSTGLYTIVPINAPFLPFRKALQARKKLCKIGQSIIEERRKMKKNGQIGEKKYLVDILMEVDDNMGKNLEDEIIINYLILYLFAGHESTATLMMLSITYLTQNPLCLKKAKEEQEEIVKARPSTQKGLSIMEIKKMVYLSQIINETLRLANNAFAIFREATTDINFDGYCIPKGWKVIVWPRAIHMNPEFHSDSGAFNPDRWNDYNSATGTFIPFGVGPRLCPGNDLTIFETSIFLHHFLLNYKLERINPECAFTNLPTNKPIDNCLAKIVKLSSS